In the genome of Pongo pygmaeus isolate AG05252 chromosome 9, NHGRI_mPonPyg2-v2.0_pri, whole genome shotgun sequence, one region contains:
- the LOC129008469 gene encoding olfactory receptor 51F2-like, translating to MPPFNHSIFHPAVFFLTGIPGLETPQIWTSIPFCCLYVIAISGNGMILFVIFTESSLHEPMYYFLSMLSFMDLGLCLSTLTTMLGIFWFNAREISFDACIGQMFFIHGFTFMESSVLLAMAFDRFIAICNPLRYATILTNSRIIKVGFAIVLRGTTALVPLLLLLKRLSFCRSHVLHHSYCFHTDLMKLSCTDTWINSAFGLAIVISTAGLDSALILLSYVLIIRSVLCIASPEKRKKAFGTYVSHVSAVAIFYIPMISLSLVHRFGKRAPPIVHTLIANVYLLIPPVMNPIIYSVKTKQIRKAVLKVFLSKLI from the coding sequence ATGCCACCTTTCAACCACAGCATTTTCCACCCTGCAGTCTTCTTCCTTACTGGCATCCCTGGCCTTGAAACCCCTCAGATCTGGACCTCCATCCCATTCTGTTGCCTCTATGTCATTGCTATCTCTGGGAATGGCATGATCCTGTTTGTCATCTTCACTGAGTCGAGCCTCCATGAACCCATGTATTATTTTCTCTCCATGCTATCCTTCATGGACCTAGGTCTGTGTCTTTCTACATTGACCACCATGCTGGGTATTTTCTGGTTCAATGCTCGAGAAATCAGTTTTGATGCCTGCATTGGCCAAATGTTCTTTATCCATGGCTTCACATTCATGGAGTCCTCAGTACTTTTGGCAATGGCCTTTGACCGCTTCATTGCCATCTGTAACCCACTGAGATATGCCACAATCTTAACCAATTCACGGATTATTAAAGTGGGCTTTGCAATTGTTCTTAGGGGGACAACAGCTCTAGTGCCTCTACTCCTGCTCCTTAAGCGCCTCTCCTTCTGCCGTAGTCATGTGCTCCACCATTCCTACTGCTTCCACACTGATTTGATGAAGCTCTCATGCACAGACACATGGATCAACAGTGCATTTGGCCTGGCCATTGTTATCTCTACTGCTGGGTTAGACTCCGCCTTGATCCTCCTCTCCTATGTTCTGATCATCCGCTCTGTGCTCTGCATTGCCTCCCCAGAGAAGCGGAAAAAGGCTTTTGGTACCTATGTCTCTCACGTCAGTGCAGTTGCCATCTTCTACATCCCCATGATCAGTTTGTCACTAGTGCACAGATTTGGAAAGCGTGCCCCTCCCATTGTGCACACGCTCATTGCCAATGTTTATCTGCTTATCCCTCCTGTAATGAATCCCATAATCTACAGCGTAAAGACCAAGCAAATTCGCAAGGCTGTGCTCAAAGTATTTCTTTCTAAGCTAATTTAG
- the LOC129008278 gene encoding olfactory receptor 51F2-like — protein MGSNITSTSIIFLLTGVPGLQAFHTWISIPFCFLYVTVLLGNSLILFAIITQPSLHKPMYYFLSMLSATDLGLSISTLVTMLSIFWFNVREISFNACLSQMFFIKFFTVMESSVLLAMAFDRFVAISNPLRYAMILTDSRIAQIGVASVIRGILMLTPMVALLTRLSYCHSQVLHHSYCYHPDVMKLSCTDTRINSAVGLTAMFSTVGVDSVLIFLSYVLIIRTVLSIASPEERKKTFSTCVSHIVAVAIYYIPLISLSFVHRFVKQAPAYVHTMIANTYLLIPSVMNPVIYSVKTKQIRRAVIKILHSKET, from the exons ATGGGCTCT AATATCACCTCCACTTCCATCATTTTCCTGCTCACTGGTGTTCCTGGGCTGCAAGCCTTCCACACCTGGATCTCCATTCCCTTCTGCTTCCTCTATGTAACTGTTCTCTTGGGAAACAGCCTGATCCTCTTTGCTATCATCACTCAGCCCAGCCTCCACAAACCCATGTATTATTTCCTCTCCATGCTGTCCGCCACTGACCTCGGCCTATCCATATCCACTCTGGTCACCATGCTGAGTATATTCTGGTTCAATGTGAGGGAAATCAGCTTTAATGCCTGCTTGTCCCAGATGTTCTTTATTAAATTCTTCACTGTCATGGAATCTTCAGTGCTGTTGGCCATGGCTTTTGATCGTTTTGTGGCCATCTCTAATCCCCTTAGGTATGCCATGATTTTAACTGACTCCAGAATAGCTCAAATTGGAGTGGCAAGTGTCATCAGGGGGATCCTAATGCTGACACCAATGGTAGCACTTCTTACAAGACTTTCCTACTGCCACAGCCAAGTACTCCACCACTCCTACTGCTACCATCCTGATGTGATGAAGCTCTCATGCACAGACACCAGAATCAACAGTGCAGTTGGGCTGACTGCCATGTTCTCTACTGTTGGTGTAGACTCAGTTCTCATCTTCCTTTCTTATGTTTTGATCATTAGGACTGTCCTTAGCATTGCTTCcccagaagagaggaagaaaacctTCAGTACATGTGTCTCCCACATTGTGGCTGTTGCtatatattacattccattgatcaGCCTGTCCTTTGTTCACAGATTTGTGAAACAAGCCCCAGCCTATGTACATACTATGATTGCTAACACCTACCTGCTGATCCCCTCTGTGATGAACCCTGTCATCTACAGTGTGAAAACCAAACAGATACGTAGAGCTGTGATAAAAATTCTCCATtccaaagaaacataa